ATATGAAATACCAAGAACATTCTTTTCTTAAATAGGAGATGGCTTCCGATCTGCTTCAAAATGAGTTGAAGCAGATGTAACATTTTTAAAGAGGTACAAGTGACGCAAACTATTTCTGCAAAAGTTTGCATTCATCAAAAACGAGAAATAAAAAATGTTTTGAAATTGGCTATTGGATATTGCAACGTTAATTACTAAAATTTTAACAAGTGTTGCTTTTGATTTTATGAGATGTGACCGAGTTGAAATTGGCTGCAATAAAGCTAATGTCAAAAGTAAAAAAGTCATCGAAAAGTGCCAATTTATTTTGGAGGGAGAGATTCGAAATTATTTCACTAATCCAACTTCTGAAATGTTAAATAATAGGTATTCTTCAGAAAGGACGTTTTTATTATATGGATTAGTAGTTGAAGATTTATCTGAATTATCTCGGTATCTTGAAATTAAAAAACATATAAAAATTGTTTGTTAGATAATTTGTTCTTAATATTTTTTCTGCCTTAATGTATAATAAATTAATTTATGTATTTTACTATGGGTAGAAAATGTTTCCTATTTCATGTTTAAGCCATTTTAATAAATGGTCAATTGAACTTAACTTGGTTTCCAATAAAGGTTGGGTCTATACCGAAAATGGAGTTGTTCCAAGTTCTGACAAACCCGCTTTATCAAAAGGCGAAATTCTAGAAAAATATTTATGTATTCTTCAGAAAGCTCCCATTTATAGTGTTGATGAGCAAGCCAGAAAAAAATTCACAACGGCTATAGTGGAATATGTTGATTCAGATAAGGACAAAGAAGCCTATCGAACCATGAAAAAAATTCAAGCTCTGATTGAAAAAAAAGAGCGATCCATAAGCAGGGATTTTTTTGGAAATGAGGCAAAAGCTTTAAATGTCATTCTTGATAAAAAGTTAGAGAACATTCAAGAAGCTGAATACTTTTTGCTATATGAACTTTTGAATAGAATCGCGAATAAGCGTTTATATGCACGTAGCTTTTATCAGATAGCGGCTATTTCTGAAAAAATTAACGAATTAATGAAAAAGAGCCCTACCAATCTTAAACTGATATTAATTGGTGATTCAAATGTAAAAATTGATCTATATATAAATGAACATTTGTTATCGATTGAAGATTATTCTTTTTTCCTTTTTCTTCAATTTTGCTTCCATAATCCTAAAAGGGAAAAAAATGATGAGTTATTTAAAGAAGTCATTCAAAAGAAGGCAGAATCATCTGATCACAATTTTAAACATTATTTACATGCCTTCTTGTCCATTTGCATCATTCAGGAATTAATGGGTAAAAGAGCTGAAGTGATCGATGATATGAACGATCTTAATGAACAGATAACTGCATTTTTTGAAAATTCCAAAATTGAAGAACAGGTTCTGAGGGAATATTTAAAATTATTTGATTGGGATGCAAACACTTTTAAAGTGGATGATATCGTCTTTGATCTTTTTGGAAATCAAAAATTCGGAAGGATGGCTAAAGAAATCTTCGAGTGTGCCAAACCAATTGCACCTGTACTAGATCAATGGTACACAGCGATGTATGAAAAAACTGTGCAATATCAAAAAATACATCCAAATTTGCCTTTGCCTGTTGTATGTGCTGAGACATTTGTTTCTAGCAAAGATTTTATTAGCCAAAATGACCTTAATTATTCACTTTTATCAAAAATTCAGAAATGGGAAGCAGATGCTCAAAGATCTTTTCAAAAGCCAAAATCTCCTTCCAAACAATCTGCTTCCACGGCAAAGCCTCCTCAAAAAAAGAAAAAGAAAAAGTTAAGGCAAACTTCTTTTGTTGTTCCAGAACATGAAGAGACTCAAGAATTTGAAGTTTCTGGTACAAGCTCAAAAATGTTTAAAGAAAAATCCACGGAGATTACTGCCCCTGCTCCTGTTATTTCGGAAAAATCAATCCGTCAGCAATTGGAAGAATCCTCCTCTTTTCGTGTTGCTTCCCGTGTGACAGATTGGTTTGATCAGACAAAAAGTCACCCGATTCTCAATGAGGAAAGTCTTATCGTTCATAATTTTGCTTGGGCTGCTAATGAAGTGTTATGGTTATTTGGCATGCGCTATCCGCGAGAAAAAGCTCCTCAAATCTATGAACCCGCTATCGCCTTGCTTTGCCAGGTTGAACATGGCTTGTTTTCAAGGGCGCAAACTTTTCGAGCTACAGTAACGTTTGAGCACAAGATCGAAAAGGAAAACGTTTTCAATCCTTCTTTTAAGTATGATCCAGCATGGATTTCTTACCATAGAGCTCTCACAAGACGTCCTCAAGAACAGGAAATGGTTGAGGAATTCATTGCAAATGCAAGAGATCAGTTCATTGAATTTCCTGTGCTACCATCTCAACGCTTTCACGTTGAATTACCTTCAGGAGTACTGAAAAAGATCTTTCCTGATGGAAGTTATATCGAGTCTGTAACTGGATCGATTGTAACGATTCGCGATCCTAAAAATGATGTTGGTCAAAAGAAATGCCGGATACACTTTTTTATTGTACGATAGGTTTTCAAATTTTTTTCGATAGCTTTAGATATAGCGACAGAGGTGAGATTTTATTTGCAGGCCAAAGAAATGCGTATTGTAAGATAGGCAGAGATTAAGGTCTTTCCAAGTGCAAGAAGGGGGATTTCACAATTTTTTATAAACGCTTAAACCCGCTTTAACAGCCGCAAAAGTACCAGCTACCAGTGGAGCTAATGTACATACAGACGTCATTAAACTCATGCCGAATATTTTGAAAGCCGTCGACTCAACAGCTTTTGTTGGCCCGAAAATGATTAGATTTGTTCCAGTGACGATTGCTTGTACTGTAAAGGCTGTTATTCCAGCGTAAGAGAAAGAAGTTACTGCGCTCGCTAAACCAACAAATGAACCAGCAGCTATGGCTGCTGTGATTTTAATTGTTTCAGATGCAATTTTTCTTACGGTTTTCCAGTTGCTTGTTTGAATAAAGGGCGTTGGTGCGTGGACTAGAGTGGCATCATACATAAACTTTCCCCTAAATTTAAATAATCATAGGCATTTAAGCTAATTCTTAGCTGCATTTGTTGATCGAGTCAAGCAAAAATACGTTTCCAGATAAAGCACAGGGATCAAATTTTATTGCAGACCATAGTGAAAAAGTTTATGAAATATAGAGAACAAAAAAAACTTTTCACTATCTCAACTGCAAGAAAAAAAATGTTAAAAAGAATTATAAACTTCTTTACCAACTTTAAATGCCACAACAGAGCCTAACACCAGTGGTACTGTATATGCAGTAGTCATTAAGCCCCCTATAATGGTATTATAGGCTATTGAGTGTATAGCTGTTGCAGGACCTGCGAGCATTAGATTTGATCCATTTGTTATAAAAAAAGTGGCTATTCCGCAGCCGTAAAGTGAGCCTGCTGCACTCCCTATACCAGCAAATGAACCAGCAGCTACAGCTATTATGACTTTGATTGTTTCAGTCGCAGTCCTTCTCACTGTTTCCCAACCACTTGTTCGATTAATGGGGGCTGGTGCATGAACTAATGTTACATCGTACATGAATTCTCTCCTAAAATTTAAATTATTTTTGATGTTTGAGCTCATTCTTAGCTGCATTTGTTGATCGAGTCAAGCAAAAATACGTTTCCAGATAAAGTAGAAGGATCAAATTTTTATTGTGGGACCATAAATGAGAAAGCTCATAAAATGAATAACAAATATTTTTTTAGTTGTTTTCAATAGACAAAGTTAATGAAAGAAAGTTATTACCCCAAACTGAAAGAGTTGGAGCTTTGAATTTGCCTTATGGCAAACTTTGTGTGGTAGATGGAAAAGCTGAAACTTTTATCATTAGTAACAATGTTGGCAGAATATATCATTGCGTTAAGTTCTCAAAAAATAAAGTTTTTTTTAGAAGTTGATCTGACGTTGCCCAATTGAAATACTATTATTATATGCAAGCTCAATTGGGGGGCCAAGTATTTCAATGCATCTGTCCTCTCATGCTCCCACTAGGATTGCTTTGCATCCAATTTTCGGATCTTTCCATTTCGCGGAGTTGAGGAGGGATTTCATCGGCATGCACAGCTTCAGCTGTTGTATGAGGTGGATGTTGATACCAATCCGGAACTAAATAGCTTGTGAGATGGTTTCTTACTTTAAAGATTGTGAACATACCACCCATTTCAATTACGCCAAAAGGACCTGGATTTCCTATCGGTGAGATATTAGCGGGAGACTTCATGTGATGAGCGCCTTGCATCTCAAACATCTCTCCCATGCCATTAATGTTCATGAGCCCCATAAAATCTGGGAAAAATTTTCGAATACGTTCTTCAATTCCTCGTTTATTAATTCCAGTTAAATTTGGAAGGTCATGCTGCATCTGATTCATGATGTGATGAGATTTGTGACAGTGAAAGGCCCAATCTCCAGGATTGTCGGCAATAAATTCTATATCTCGTGTTTCTCCGGGGGCTACGTTAACAGTATTTTCAGTGTACTGAGCGGAGAGGGGCAATCTTTTAGCTCCTTTTCTTGTGACTGTAAATTCATGTCCATGCAGGTGAATGGGATGACTATTCATCATGACATTTGCTAGGCGAATTCGCACTCGATCTCCAGTTTTTACCACCAAAGATTCAGTCATTGGATAAAGCACACTATTGAAGGTAAAAATGTTAAAATCTAGCATTTCAAAAGGAATAGGAGTCATTGTTCCCATTGGAATCCGCCATTCGTGTAAAAAAATAGCAAAATCGCGATCGACAGAAGGTTCTTCCTGTACTTTT
This Parachlamydia acanthamoebae DNA region includes the following protein-coding sequences:
- a CDS encoding multicopper oxidase family protein, which gives rise to MKTHLIFFTFLFIHSLCAQSVITPNVATLPWIMDGDVKVFHLIAEPIRREFAPGFWVNCWGYNGSSPGPTIEATEGEKVRIYVTNRLNEPTTVHWHGIILPNGMDGVTGLNQNAIQPGQTFKYEFTLIQNGTFMYHPHYDEMTQIALGMMGFFIIHPKVQEEPSVDRDFAIFLHEWRIPMGTMTPIPFEMLDFNIFTFNSVLYPMTESLVVKTGDRVRIRLANVMMNSHPIHLHGHEFTVTRKGAKRLPLSAQYTENTVNVAPGETRDIEFIADNPGDWAFHCHKSHHIMNQMQHDLPNLTGINKRGIEERIRKFFPDFMGLMNINGMGEMFEMQGAHHMKSPANISPIGNPGPFGVIEMGGMFTIFKVRNHLTSYLVPDWYQHPPHTTAEAVHADEIPPQLREMERSENWMQSNPSGSMRGQMH